The DNA segment TGCAACTTTCAGAGAATAAAGGGATTATTACTTACGGAAACAGGTATAAGCACTTCGCCACATAATAATTCAGTATCACATATAAGCAAGAATGTACCAATAAAGAGAAAGAACACTAGCCTGTTTGTATATCCTCTGAAGAGTTGGTGGACCCAGAATTAGATGGCTGAAGCATAAGCTGTGCTGATCTACACTGTGTTTTATGAGTTGAACTCCAGTGAATGGCCTGCATAAAGAAAAACAAATAACAAGAATGTATAACCAAAGTTACCAAACAGATTAAAATAAAAGCAAAAATGTAACATAAACGAAATTAGCAGTGCCGTAACAACCTGGTGCGCCTTGGAACAGTAACGTACTCTTTTGCAGTTGCTACAAACTTTATCCCCTTTCCATGTACCACACCAACTACAAAGTGGAGCTACACAAACCATGGAACTAAATTTTTAAGTAggattaatttcatatatacccttacaaaCTTATGTAATCGTCTAGGTAACCAAATGGAACTACAGAAGATTAAGAAAAGCAAAATTTATCTACCTGCTGCCGCTAAAGGCTTGTCACTGCCATTGTTTTTAGGTGGTTCACTGGAGTAAAACTGAGTGTGGCAAGGAAGTTGACAACGGAAGACCTTAATACTTGATAACAAAAAAGTAGCATTATTGTAAGAGACAATAAAACAATCTCGTATGGAACATATGAATTAAGAATACCTCCTGGAGGCCTTTTCTGGGTGGTGTTTCCGTTGTTCATGTTGGTCTTGAAGAAAGCATGACATTGATGTGCACATGAATACATATAAGATTCTATCATATATTGATTTCTTTTTAGCGAGAGGCACATAAAGCTACAAAATAAATTATTGTTAAAATGATTACTGTGGTTCCGGATTTGCTTTTTTAAGAAGCTGACCTGAGTATTGTGTTTTCGTTTACATTTAAGGTTTAGATGAACAAAAGTGTGTATACTTACATGCTTACCTTAAGATGAAATAAGTAGTTTAAGATTGCTCATTTCAAAGTTACATGTGTTTCCTTTAGTGAAACACATAAAATGTTTTCAATAAACTAATCACCATAAAAtatatgcatgcatgcatgccaATATCCTAAGCAACAACTCAAAAGTCGCAAAAGAATAAACTAAAGTTGTACAAAAAATGTTGGAAATACCTGAAGCATGAACCGAAGAGGTTGACCACAGATGTCACAGAGACATGATTTACCATATGGTAAGTTGATTGGATTCAACCAAGCCTAAatcaccaaatatatatatatacatataaaagaGTCATTCACAAACTAATAGTATCAAATATTGTAGTATAGAAAATAGTAATCAGAATGTGAGTTAAAGTACAGGAGTTCCTCCAGCTTTGCTATCGCGAAGAAGCGACCATTCATGCTTCGGCGGCATGTCACTGACAAAACCTAACAACGCAAGagcttgttcttcttcttctccgCAGTCTTCATCGTTGTCACCGTCATCAACTTCTTCATATTCTTCATCATCGGATGAAATTCGCATATTGGTCAAGGAACCCTCATTGGCGTTATAAGTGGTTGTGCTTACTTCTCTAGACATATGGGGTTCGAAAAGCAATCTACGGTTTCAAAACTTATACAGCGGTGGTTTTCTCGTTGACTCGATACAGTTTTAGGGTTatcaaagaaatcaaataatATTATTGATCTATCAAAACTTACACGATGATTAAGCCTTCTTGAAGGCTGTGAACCAAACAGAAGACAAAAAACGATATGAACTGAACCAAAACAAAGACTATGATTGTAATTCTTCAAGAAATCAAGAGAGATATATGTGATCGATGGTAATAAATAGCCCAGAAAAACACCGAACGTTCATATGGAAATAATTTAGAGAGCATAGGTAGGGCAAGCAAAGACCAAAAGCAGAAGCCCACTACAAAACAACCCATCAGCAAGAATCAAGAAGGAGCCCAAATACCTAAAACAATATGGAAACTAATAAAAGGATAAGTgtaatttgaaaaaaaagtttgatataggaattattattttaacaagggTTTTGCACGCATGCAGCTGATAAGTGTAACTTGAAAAAAAAGTTTGATAAGTGTAAtttgaatatatttattattctTGTGGTTATCAACACATAAAATAGATTAGGCTTGTTCCATAAGTTTTCATATCTTATATAGggtaaagatcaaataggaagtttattttggctaggaagtatAGGAAGCATCTTAGCCGTTCATCatctttttttaaatttttggacGCGTGGGCTTTTTCGTCTTTTTACATTATCATATCTTCGTTCTAATTCGATTATAAATTCTGTTACCTCTTTTCTTAGTTCATCACTCTCATAACAGAATTGAAGATTCTATAACCCTAAATCGCCATCGATTGCAAATTCACCTCTTTTCAAACATTAATCTTGTTTCGTTCGTCAATTCGATAACTTCAATGTCTTCGTCAGACTTTGCTGGTATGTTTAGCTTCAATTTTGAgtaatttttttgttattttgtccAAATTTCATTGTTTTACGTTTTATAATTCGTGTTTCTGTAATTAATCTTTGATTTTTCATAAGTttaattgttattgttgtataatttaacataatttgtttgttttgtttcttCATCATTTATTGCGTTTTAGTGAAGGGTTGCGTTTTATgatattaattaaattatatgCATACAAACTTTTAGTTTAAGATTTATGTAATATAAAGCTATAACTGTTATTGTTGTACAATTTTTGTTTGTTCATCATTTGATGCGTTTTACTGAATGTATTGCGTTTTATGCTTTTATCCATAATAGTTCATATACAAACCTTAAAGGTCTGTATTTCTAAattattattaacatattttgagatTTAACACTAAACACATTATTATATAGGTTGTATTACGTTTTATGATTTTTTGTTAAGTGTTTCAGATCACATGATGCGTTTTACTGAACGTATTGCTTTTTAtgcttttataaactttaaaggtttgtatttttaaatttttattaacatatttttaggTTTATCACTAAAAACATTATTCTGTAAGAGGTATTGCgttttatagtttttttaattgtTTCAGATGACATTTCCAAGTGGGAGGAACGTGTATGCATAAACAGTGGAAGAAAGTTTTTAAAACCTAAAGTCAGTGGATCCATTACACCTGCTGTTGGAATGTTTTTTAAGTCATTTGATGAGGCTTTTGCGTTTTATCATAGATATGCACTTGCTGCAGGTTTTTCTACAAGAAAAAATACCTCTTGGAAAAATGTTGGTGGTTTGgtgaaaataagatatattgTCTGTTCAAAAGAAGGATTTCATGTTAGCAAAGAAAtagattctggttcagttgagaaTAGTAAAAAGATTGTTAGACGTAATAGAGGTTCAAAAAGAGTTGGATGCAATGCTCATGTGAAACTAATATTAGAGAACAATAATATGTTTAAAATCTACTTTTGAAGAAGAACATAATCATATCTTTGTTGAAGATGAAGATATTCATTTCTTGCCGGCTGCCAGAAGTATCGATTATGTGAAAGAAAGTTTTATATCTGGATTGTTAAAGCATTCAATATTATGAAAACATTGTATGGTGGTTTTGGT comes from the Helianthus annuus cultivar XRQ/B chromosome 4, HanXRQr2.0-SUNRISE, whole genome shotgun sequence genome and includes:
- the LOC110936783 gene encoding programmed cell death protein 2 — protein: MSREVSTTTYNANEGSLTNMRISSDDEEYEEVDDGDNDEDCGEEEEQALALLGFVSDMPPKHEWSLLRDSKAGGTPAWLNPINLPYGKSCLCDICGQPLRFMLQLYVPLAKKKSIYDRILYVFMCTSMSCFLQDQHEQRKHHPEKASRSIKVFRCQLPCHTQFYSSEPPKNNGSDKPLAAAAPLCSWCGTWKGDKVCSNCKRVRYCSKAHQAIHWSSTHKTQCRSAQLMLQPSNSGSTNSSEDIQTVASSAAWPEYEIIEADESESENINAYEYGNALGSDNEDEGDAKSWAYFTQRIARHPAQILRYCNETSKPLWPMLSGRPSKADIPKCSSCGSDRAFEFQILPQLLYFFKVENDYNSLDWATIVVYTCEASCDGSLSYEEEFSWVQLTSQSR